The following DNA comes from Halobacillus litoralis.
AATCAACAGCGTCTTTACACCGGATGAATACAAAAGAAACGGCTATGCTTCACAAGCGGTATGGCACCTCACAGGTCGATTGCTTACAATGGGTTATAAATTCTGTGCATTGTACACGGACTTAGCTAATCCGACGTCGAATTCCATCTACCAAAAGCTTGGATATAAGAGAGTTGGCGACTCAGTAGTTTACAAATTCCGGAAATGAAATGGATGGAATTGCAATATAAGGAAATAGTAATGGTGAAATTGAAGCAATATGTATCTACGATGAGCAATGTAGATGATAAGGGCATCCCATCATTACATGTACCCCTCACTGTAAAATATAATTAAAATAGACGAAAAATTCTGTTTGAACTTGTTTGAGCGTTTCCGCCTATTTCGGTATGATGTTTAGTAACTGGCCTTTAAAACTACTACCCTATCCATATTAGGAGGATTATATTCTTGAATTTTTTAAAAGTAGTAGACAAAATCATCTTGAAAATAGAAGAATTCATATTAAGTTATGCAGTCATCATCATAGCATTGATGGTGGTAGGTAAGGCTTTAAGTCGTGCGATATTCAGTTATACTCCACCATTTGCTGATGAAGTCAGCCAAATCGCTATTGTAGTGGCTACATTCATGGGAATCAGTTATGCAGCAAGGAAAGGGCGGCACATCAGTATGTCTGCCTTTTACGATCTCGCTCCCTTCAAAGTGAGAAAAGCACTTATGATTTTCATTCCATTCGTAACAGCGGTCGTTCTATTTGTACTTACTTACTATTCCGCATTCTATGTGCTGGATATTTATGAATCAGGAAGAGTTACATCAGCTCTGGAGATGCCGTCATATTTCCTATACATTTTCATCCCGATCGGATTTTTACTTGGAGGAATTCAATTTTTAAGAAATATGTGGATTAATATCAAAGAGCGTGATGCAATCTATCTTGGTACAGACGCTAAAGATTACAATGATGAAAATAATCAAGACATTCAAGAAGGAACACACTTGTAATGAAAATACGGAAGAAGAAAGGATAACGATATGATTGCAACAATGCTCACAATCATGGTGGTCCTTCTATTATTGAATTTTCCAATGATGATTCCACTGATGGTGGCTCCATTGGTTATCATGTTTTTGTATTTCCCAAACTTGGACCCTATGATTTTAATGCAACAATTTTCTACAGGTATTGAACCATACGTACTATTAGCCGTACCTTTATTCATATTTGCTGCCGATATTATGACAACAGGTAAAACATCAAATCGTCTGTTAGATTTCATCGGCTCGTTCATCGGTCATATCCGGGGCGGTTACGCGGTTACAACAGCTGCCGCTTGTACGCTTTTCGGAGCGATTTCTGGTTCTACGCAGGCGACTGTGGTAGCTATCGGTAAACCGATGAGAGAAAGATTACTTAAAATTGGTTATAAAGATCCGACAGCAATGGCATTGATCATCAACTCGAGTGATGTGGCTTTGCTGGTTCCACCGAGTATCGGAATGATTATATACGGACTTGTTTCTGGGACATCTGTAGGGGATTTATTTATTGCCGGAATTATCCCGGGCGTTATTGTATTTTTAAGTTTTTCTATATACAGTATCATTTATGCGAAAATGGCAGATATCCCTCTTGCCAACAAAGCAAGCTGGAGCGAGCGTTTGCACT
Coding sequences within:
- a CDS encoding TRAP transporter large permease gives rise to the protein MIATMLTIMVVLLLLNFPMMIPLMVAPLVIMFLYFPNLDPMILMQQFSTGIEPYVLLAVPLFIFAADIMTTGKTSNRLLDFIGSFIGHIRGGYAVTTAAACTLFGAISGSTQATVVAIGKPMRERLLKIGYKDPTAMALIINSSDVALLVPPSIGMIIYGLVSGTSVGDLFIAGIIPGVIVFLSFSIYSIIYAKMADIPLANKASWSERLHLTKKALLPLGFPVIIIGGIYTGLFSPTEAAGMSVLYAFVLEVLIYRSVHLKELPKIARSTGLVTSAVFVLVAGGQAFTWVISFARIPQMITETVLGTDPSAIYILLMVTIFFFIGCMFVDPIVVILILTPIFYPAAMSAGIDPVHLGVVITFQAALGSATPPFGVDIFTASAVFNKPYLEVIKGTPPYIIMMVAISFLLIFFEELSLLLL
- a CDS encoding TRAP transporter small permease, coding for MNFLKVVDKIILKIEEFILSYAVIIIALMVVGKALSRAIFSYTPPFADEVSQIAIVVATFMGISYAARKGRHISMSAFYDLAPFKVRKALMIFIPFVTAVVLFVLTYYSAFYVLDIYESGRVTSALEMPSYFLYIFIPIGFLLGGIQFLRNMWINIKERDAIYLGTDAKDYNDENNQDIQEGTHL